Proteins found in one Bacillota bacterium genomic segment:
- a CDS encoding FAD-dependent oxidoreductase: protein MFVERVLMRCDVLVAGGGPGGWAAAVEAARHGADVILVDRNGYLGGNMATGLPLLAYLDKNGRQVTKGIAEEFISRLDSVGGTFGHARCPMHNSVTVVNPEIVKLITYEMANEAGVRILLHCELCGVDSEDGHINSVTFAGKGMLFEISASVYIDGTGDGDVAYAAGASCEKGMEGTGVMQPPTVLFTIGGVNKERFYDYLDAHPEMLTQPESMQVGAGYNTALFRKFKSHVILGMKPFLDELRNRGECPVDRDTLIFINSMNEDQLVVNSTRILSFDGSDPRELTRGEFKGLEQVSPLIKVLNKYIPGFEKAYISSISPNIGVRETRRVIGFKTLKIDSVLAGAVPDDTIALGSYKVDIHSGTGAGTRLEVLDMPYGIPYSCLVSSEFDNLMMSGRCISMDSASLGTVRVMPTCMAIGHAAGIAAALAAKESIKAADINVCTIRSILIDENAVLS, encoded by the coding sequence ATGTTTGTGGAGAGAGTTTTAATGCGCTGCGACGTTCTCGTCGCGGGCGGAGGACCGGGCGGATGGGCTGCCGCAGTTGAGGCGGCGCGCCACGGAGCAGATGTTATTTTAGTTGACAGAAATGGATATTTAGGCGGGAATATGGCGACGGGATTGCCGCTTCTTGCCTATCTTGACAAAAACGGAAGGCAGGTTACCAAAGGTATTGCCGAGGAATTTATATCAAGGCTGGATTCTGTTGGAGGAACGTTTGGTCATGCACGTTGCCCGATGCATAATTCAGTTACGGTAGTAAATCCCGAAATTGTAAAGCTTATTACATATGAAATGGCAAATGAAGCTGGCGTTCGTATTCTTCTTCATTGCGAACTTTGCGGTGTGGATTCAGAAGACGGACACATCAATTCCGTGACTTTTGCAGGTAAGGGCATGCTTTTTGAAATTTCAGCCTCTGTATATATTGACGGAACCGGTGACGGTGACGTTGCCTATGCTGCCGGAGCAAGCTGTGAAAAAGGAATGGAGGGCACAGGCGTTATGCAGCCGCCAACCGTGCTTTTCACCATAGGCGGGGTAAATAAAGAAAGGTTTTATGATTATCTTGACGCACATCCTGAAATGCTTACCCAGCCGGAATCAATGCAGGTTGGAGCCGGATATAACACCGCACTGTTTAGAAAGTTTAAAAGCCACGTAATACTCGGGATGAAGCCCTTTTTAGATGAACTGAGAAACCGCGGTGAATGTCCGGTAGACCGTGACACACTTATATTTATTAATAGCATGAACGAAGATCAGCTTGTTGTAAACAGCACGCGTATTTTGTCCTTTGACGGCTCAGATCCAAGAGAGCTTACACGCGGCGAATTTAAAGGGCTTGAGCAAGTTTCTCCGCTGATTAAGGTGCTAAATAAATATATACCGGGATTTGAGAAGGCATATATTTCATCGATTTCTCCTAACATAGGAGTAAGAGAAACCAGAAGAGTCATAGGTTTTAAAACTTTGAAAATTGACAGCGTACTTGCGGGAGCTGTCCCTGATGACACAATCGCACTGGGATCATATAAAGTTGATATACACAGCGGGACGGGTGCGGGCACACGTCTCGAGGTTCTTGATATGCCATATGGTATCCCATATTCATGCCTTGTCAGCAGTGAATTTGACAACCTCATGATGTCTGGCCGCTGCATTTCTATGGATTCAGCATCCCTTGGAACAGTCCGCGTCATGCCGACGTGTATGGCGATAGGACATGCGGCGGGAATTGCTGCGGCTTTAGCAGCTAAAGAATCTATAAAAGCTGCAGATATTAACGTTTGCACTATACGAAGCATACTTATAGATGAGAATGCGGTACTCTCGTAA
- the mnmA gene encoding tRNA 2-thiouridine(34) synthase MnmA, with the protein MMKKKVMVAMSGGVDSSVAAVLLKEQGYDVTGVTLKLFDNDDIGLDSNSHTCCSLADVEDARSVCYKLGIRHYVFNFRDLFVDKIVKHFASSYESGTTPNPCIDCNRFIKFDALLNRALALEFDTIATGHYARVEFDDRSERYLLKRPEDSNKDQTYVLYSLTQKQLSETLFPLGGLYKSEVRKIAENNQLVSAKKPDSQDICFVRGNSYADFIEDFTGHKAESGNFINKNGEPLGRHAGITHYTIGQRKGLGISFDNPMFVINKDSANNTVTLGKESELYSKKLTAFDVNLISISDLTEPMRVTAKTRYRQKEQPATLYPIENGNIEVVFDEPQRAITPGQAVVFYDSDIVVGGGTIL; encoded by the coding sequence TTGATGAAGAAAAAGGTTATGGTTGCTATGAGCGGCGGAGTAGACAGTTCTGTCGCAGCGGTCTTGTTAAAAGAGCAAGGATATGATGTAACAGGCGTTACCTTAAAATTGTTTGACAACGATGATATTGGGCTTGACAGCAATTCTCATACATGCTGTTCTCTCGCTGATGTTGAAGACGCCCGCAGCGTTTGCTATAAACTTGGAATACGGCACTATGTTTTTAATTTTCGCGACCTGTTCGTCGATAAAATAGTAAAACATTTTGCGTCATCTTATGAAAGCGGAACAACACCTAACCCCTGTATTGATTGCAACAGATTCATAAAATTTGACGCGCTTTTAAACCGTGCATTGGCTTTGGAATTTGATACAATCGCAACAGGTCATTATGCTCGCGTAGAATTTGACGATAGGTCTGAAAGATATCTGCTTAAAAGACCCGAGGATTCTAACAAAGACCAGACATACGTTTTATATTCGCTTACGCAGAAACAGCTTTCTGAAACTTTGTTTCCTCTAGGCGGTCTTTATAAAAGCGAGGTTAGAAAAATTGCGGAAAACAACCAGCTCGTAAGTGCGAAAAAGCCGGACAGTCAGGATATCTGTTTTGTAAGAGGCAACAGCTATGCTGACTTTATTGAGGACTTTACCGGGCATAAAGCGGAGTCTGGTAATTTTATAAATAAAAACGGCGAACCTCTTGGAAGGCACGCCGGCATCACGCATTATACTATTGGTCAAAGAAAAGGCCTTGGCATTTCCTTTGACAATCCAATGTTTGTAATTAATAAAGATAGTGCAAATAATACTGTAACGCTGGGGAAAGAAAGCGAACTTTATTCAAAAAAGCTTACAGCTTTTGATGTAAATCTTATTTCAATTTCAGACCTAACTGAGCCTATGCGTGTAACTGCAAAAACTCGATATCGTCAGAAAGAACAGCCTGCAACGCTATATCCTATCGAAAACGGCAATATAGAAGTCGTTTTTGATGAGCCTCAGCGAGCAATTACTCCAGGACAAGCTGTTGTTTTCTATGACAGTGACATTGTCGTAGGCGGCGGAACTATATTATAA